In Candidatus Methylomirabilota bacterium, the following are encoded in one genomic region:
- a CDS encoding GTP-binding protein — protein MKHVVVGTAGHIDHGKTSLVKALTGIDTDRLPEEKARGITIDLGFAFLEEPGGLTIEIVDVPGHERFVKNMLAGVGGIDLAMLVIAADEGVMPQTREHLAICSLLRIPRGLVALTKTDLVEPDWLELVREDVAGLARGTFLAGAPIVPVSAKTGAGLPELRAALRRL, from the coding sequence GTGAAGCACGTCGTCGTCGGCACGGCCGGCCACATCGACCACGGCAAGACCTCGCTGGTCAAGGCGCTGACCGGGATCGACACCGACCGCCTCCCCGAGGAGAAGGCGCGCGGCATCACGATCGACCTGGGCTTCGCGTTCCTCGAGGAGCCGGGCGGGCTCACGATCGAGATCGTGGACGTCCCCGGCCACGAGCGCTTCGTGAAGAACATGCTCGCCGGGGTCGGCGGCATCGACCTCGCCATGCTGGTGATCGCGGCCGACGAGGGCGTGATGCCGCAGACGCGCGAGCACCTGGCGATCTGCTCCCTCCTGCGCATCCCCCGCGGCCTCGTGGCGCTGACGAAAACCGACCTCGTCGAGCCCGACTGGCTCGAGCTCGTGCGCGAGGACGTCGCCGGCCTCGCGCGCGGGACCTTCCTCGCGGGCGCGCCGATCGTCCCCGTGTCGGCGAAGACGGGCGCGGGGCTCCCCGAGCTGCGCGCGGCGCTCCGGCGCCT
- the selA gene encoding L-seryl-tRNA(Sec) selenium transferase, producing the protein MSADRAAALRSLPSVDQLLRRLAAAPELRGIPRARLTALVRETLEAERRRVLASQASPSDAEALAARVVEAARRAGRFSLRPVVNAQGVVLHTNLGRALLSPLALERMTAVASAYSNLELDLATKERGSRYSHVERLLRALTGAEDALVVNNNAAAVLLALETLAHGREVVVSRGELIEIGGEFRIPDIMLRSGAVLREVGTTNRTHLRDYTDAIGPSTGLLLKVHTSNYRVVGFTAGVSSSELAALGRERSIPVMEDLGSGSLLDLRPYGFPYEPAVPEVVASGVDVVTFSGDKLLGGPQAGIIVGTRAIVARLKKNPWNRALRIDKLTLAALEATLYAYEAGAARETIPTLQMLTEPLADVLRRARRVLRAVPPEPRERLGLRVDEDHAQVGGGALPTVELPSAGLAAGRTGADARRLDEALRTGEPPVIGRLSEDRLFLDCRTVLRSQVPTLAQALVRAAAAL; encoded by the coding sequence ATGAGCGCTGACCGCGCCGCCGCGCTCCGCAGCCTGCCGTCCGTCGACCAGCTGCTGCGCCGGCTCGCGGCCGCCCCCGAGCTCCGCGGGATCCCGCGCGCGCGGCTGACCGCGCTCGTGCGCGAGACGCTCGAGGCCGAGCGCCGCCGCGTGCTCGCGAGCCAGGCGTCGCCGAGCGACGCCGAGGCGCTGGCGGCGCGCGTCGTGGAGGCGGCGCGGCGGGCGGGACGGTTCTCGCTCCGGCCCGTCGTGAACGCCCAGGGCGTCGTGCTCCACACGAACCTCGGGCGGGCGCTCCTGAGCCCGCTCGCCCTCGAGCGGATGACGGCCGTGGCCTCCGCCTACTCCAACCTCGAGCTGGACCTCGCGACCAAGGAGCGGGGCTCGCGCTACAGCCACGTCGAGCGGCTGCTCCGCGCGCTGACGGGCGCCGAGGACGCGCTCGTCGTCAACAACAATGCCGCCGCCGTGCTGCTCGCCCTCGAGACGCTCGCCCACGGCCGCGAGGTCGTCGTCTCCCGCGGCGAGCTGATCGAGATCGGCGGCGAGTTCCGGATCCCCGATATCATGCTCCGGAGCGGCGCCGTGCTCCGCGAGGTCGGCACGACGAACCGGACGCACCTCCGGGACTACACCGACGCGATCGGCCCGAGCACGGGCCTCCTCCTGAAAGTCCACACCTCGAACTACCGCGTCGTCGGCTTCACGGCCGGGGTGAGCTCGAGCGAGCTCGCCGCGCTCGGCCGCGAGCGCTCGATTCCCGTCATGGAGGACCTCGGCTCGGGCTCGCTGCTCGACCTCCGCCCGTACGGCTTCCCCTACGAGCCGGCCGTCCCCGAGGTGGTGGCGTCCGGCGTCGACGTCGTGACCTTCTCCGGCGACAAGCTCCTCGGCGGGCCCCAGGCCGGCATCATCGTCGGCACGCGGGCGATCGTCGCGCGCCTCAAGAAGAACCCGTGGAACCGCGCGCTCCGGATCGACAAGCTCACGCTCGCCGCGCTCGAGGCCACGCTCTACGCCTACGAGGCCGGGGCGGCGCGCGAGACGATCCCGACGCTCCAGATGCTGACCGAGCCGCTCGCGGACGTGCTGCGCCGGGCGCGGCGCGTCCTGCGGGCCGTGCCGCCCGAGCCGCGCGAGCGGCTCGGGCTGCGGGTCGACGAGGACCACGCGCAGGTCGGCGGGGGGGCGCTGCCGACGGTCGAGCTGCCCTCGGCCGGCCTCGCCGCCGGCAGGACCGGGGCCGACGCGCGCCGCCTCGATGAGGCGCTCCGCACGGGCGAGCCCCCGGTGATCGGGCGCCTCAGCGAGGACCGGCTGTTCCTCGATTGCCGCACGGTGCTCCGGTCACAGGTGCCGACGCTCGCGCAGGCGCTGGTCCGGGCCGCGGCGGCGCTGTGA
- a CDS encoding DUF3105 domain-containing protein yields MAKHDQRSKARRRMPRRQRLFLTSAAVVVAAAVVAWFAYRAVANLPGQQLADLGNQHIPTVETPHAPYNSDPPTSGPHLPYIAPWGVHTRPIPPELQVHNLEDGGVLVQYSCECPELVAKLRAIVQKYDRHVVLAPYPTMKSRIALTAWTRLETLDDYDGGRIVRFIEAYRGIDHHK; encoded by the coding sequence GTGGCCAAGCACGACCAGCGGTCGAAGGCGAGACGGCGGATGCCCCGACGGCAGCGCCTGTTCCTCACGAGCGCGGCGGTCGTCGTCGCCGCGGCCGTCGTGGCCTGGTTCGCCTACCGCGCCGTGGCGAACCTGCCGGGTCAGCAACTCGCCGACCTCGGGAACCAGCACATCCCCACGGTGGAGACGCCGCACGCGCCCTACAACTCGGACCCGCCCACCTCGGGGCCGCACCTGCCGTACATCGCGCCCTGGGGCGTGCACACGCGGCCGATCCCCCCCGAGCTCCAGGTCCACAACCTCGAGGACGGCGGCGTGCTCGTCCAGTACAGCTGCGAGTGCCCGGAGCTCGTCGCGAAGCTCCGTGCGATCGTCCAGAAGTACGACAGGCACGTCGTCCTCGCGCCGTATCCCACGATGAAGAGCCGGATCGCGCTCACCGCCTGGACGCGCCTCGAGACGCTCGACGACTACGACGGGGGACGCATCGTCCGTTTCATCGAGGCCTACCGTGGCATCGACCATCACAAGTAG